A window of Chitinophagaceae bacterium genomic DNA:
ACGCTCTGCGTTCCTCCTCCTCTACTCGTCTTTACGAAAAAGATTACCATAGAAAAGATGGATTTATGAATACATATTTTAATAGAATATATACAAATACTATCAGTAGAGTAAATACTCCCCCTGCTCCTCCTAAACAAAGTGCTTCCTACACTTACGGGGCAGGAAAGATAGTTTTTATTTGGGAAAATGCTTCTGATACCCAAATCCCCGAAGAAAATAACAGGAGTCTTTACAATGGTTTAAACTATAATATATCCGTTGGAACTAACGCTAATAAAAACCTCATCTGTTCCTCACATGCTCTCACTAATGGCAATCGGACTCTGCCCCAAAGAGGTGATTTACAGGGTAATGTTTATAAATTAGAAAATATACCAAATGGTAATTATGTTTGGAGTATCCAAGCAATAGACCAAGGGTTTCTTGGAAGTCCATTTTTATCGGAACAAACCATAGAAATAACCTCTAAATTGCAAACACAATCCCTTGCTTTCCCTGCAATACCAGACAAGACATTTTTAGATGCTCCTTTTACTCCTTCAGCTACTGCTACTTCGGGTTTGCCCGCATCTTTTCTCTCTACTAATCCCAATGTAGCTACCACAAATGGACAAGTAATAACCATAGTAGGACGAGGAGAAACCAATATCATTGCTTTTCAAATCGGGAATACTCAATACTACGGAGCATATCCGGTAACCCGTCTTTTAAGAGTCAATAGAGCAAGACAAACACTTTCTTTTACTAATAATCCGGTGCAGACGGTGGGTGTTCCTTTTCAATTTAATATAAGCAGTAACTCTACTAATTCTGCAAGTATCTATAATGCTTCTATGTCTTTTCTGGGAATACATAATAATGGCAGATTGGCTTTTTCAGTAAATACTACAGGCACATTTACCCTCCTTGCCAGAAAAACAGAACTCACCTTAGATTATCTTCCTTCAGATACTATCTCTCAAACCTTCACCATCAAAGCCCCACAATCTCTTACTTTTTTCAAGCCACTCCCAAAAACCTACGGTGACCCTGCTTTTGTGCTAACAGCAAGATCTTCTGCGAGTTTACCTATTGTATTTTCTTCCAATAATACTCTCATAAATATCAGTAATAATACTGTTGAAATACATGGAGTGGGAACGGTAACTATTACTGCTTTTGTAAATGAATCCCATCCTCATTATTTTCCCGCAAATTTTGTTACCCAAATTTTTACCATCAAAAAAGCGAGACAAAGTATTACTTTTGACCTCCCACTTTCTAAAACTTTTGGAAATATAGATAGTATTATCGTTCTCAGCGCAACTGCCTCGAGTTCTTTGCCGGTTTCTTTCCGATTCAGCGGTCAATCTGTTATTGCAAATGGGAATACTCTCACTATAAAACGAGCAGGTGTTTTTTTTATAGAAGCTTTACAATCGGGAAATGCGAATTATGAGGCAGCAAGCATAATTCGTTATCTTACCATAATAAATAAGAACAAAATCCCTCAAACTATTACTTTTACATCTATTCCCAATGATACTCTTTCTTCAGAAGAAGATATTATAAGTGTTTCTCTTAATGCATCTGCTTCTTCTTCTCTCCCTATAAAATATGTTTTTGGAACAAGTACTGATTCTCTTGCTACAGATTCATTCACAGTCCGATTACCTGGAATCTATACTATTACTGCTTTTCAAAATGGAGATACCACATTTAATCCCGCTCCTCCCCTATCTCAAACATGTACAGTCAAACGTTCTCAAAGTATATTTTTCAGTCCCATTCCTCAAAAAAATTACAAATCTACTCCTTTCTTTCCAAATGCTCATTCCACTTCGGGTTTAGAAATACAATTTTCACTCTCCAATGATTCTGTTATTTCTCTCGCTCAGGATAATGTAATAAGCATAAGAAACGTAGGAACTGCCTCTTTAAAGGCAACACAAATAGGAGATGATGAATATTATGCAGCTGATTCGGTAACAAGAATAGTAACAGTCATCAAAACAGACCAATCCTTCGTCTTTCATCCAATAGATTCAAAAATATACGAAGACCCTCCTATTCTTTTACCTTCTACTACTCATGCAGGTTTGAAAATTATGTATTCCATATCTTCTGACCTTATACAAATAGATGAAGATACCTTGAAAATTCTTGCAGGTGGAGGAATTGTGAAAATAACTGCTTACAATACAGGTAATCATTTCTATAATCCACTCGCTCCTGTTTCTCAAACCTTCAGTATTTCAAAAGCAATGCAAAGTATCCATTTTCCATCAATAGAAAATAAAGTTTTTGGCGATGCTCCCATCATTTTTGATTCTGTAAGTAATAAAAATCGTCCTGTAATTTACGCCAGTTCTAATACAAATGTTTTCAGTATAAACAATTATATTGCTTCTATTAACCGAGCGGGCAGTATCACTCTTTCTGCCATGGTTCCTGGAAACGCTCAGTATTTAGAAGTATCACAAACGCAGACAATACGCGTAACTTCCGCACCTCAAATAGTTATTTTTCGGGAACTTCCCCTTACAGACGTAGGGTATGGGGCGTTTGTTTTGAACGCTACCTCTACTAACACTCTGCCTATATTCTACACTTCTTCCAATCCTCATATTGCATCTATTACAGGAAATACTGTTGCTTTGCATACCTTTGGAAATGTGAGTATTACTGCTTTTCAGCCCGCATTAGAAAATTATTATCTTGCAAGTAATCAAGAAACCCGTCTGCTTATCATACAAGATAGAACCGCCGTAGAAAATACCATACATTTTCCTCTTGCAGAAGTTCAATATAGAGGAGATACGGTACTTTTAGAAGCAAGTAGTTTCAAACAGATTCCCGTTTCTTTTGCAATTGTTCAGAATGATAATGGAAATAGAAACGGAGCAGGACGATATATTGTTTATTTTGATGCCTCTTCTCACAAAATTACCCTTTTGGATACGGGAACTTTCCAAATAAGAGCATATACAGAACCATCTTTGAACAAAGCAGAAAGGGTAAATCCCGCAGTTCTCATAAAAACTATTCAAGTAAAAAATTCTTATAATATAGCAGGAAGAGTTTTAGGTGCTGAAAATGAAGTAGTTGCGGGATTTGTGATTCTTACCAATCCTGATACCAAAGAAACCCGAAGAACAGAACTTTCTAATGGATATTTTTCTTTCAAAAATGTTCCTTCAGAATGGACTTTTTATCTACAAGCATTCCCAAAAGGAACTATTCTTAATTCTTATTATCCCACTTATTATGGGATAAAGCAAGGAATTTTATGGACAGATGCTGATCTTGTTATACTTCAATCTCCTCGCGGCGATTTGAATTGGAATTTCCGAAGAAAACCCAAATCAAGAATTGAAACAGGAAATGGAACTATCATAGGCAAGGTTATTGTAGATACTACCGAGAATCTAAATCGCATTTTGTATGGAAATTTCTTTGGAGCAGGACTCCCCTACCCTTACGCCAATATTTTCTTAAAAAGTACCACTGATAGTATACTTATCAATGATATTTCTAGAACTAATGGAGAGTTTTATTTTAATAAATTACCAGCAGGGTACTATAAAATAACAGTTGATGTTCCGGGAACCAAACTGAAGTATATCAATGACTCTGTTTTTTTGCCCAATGAAGTAAATACGCTCTATATCACCTTCATTATTGGGCAAGATAACAGAATAGAATTGCTCCGATACTTAGCAAAAATCCATCAAACCATTACTTTCCCGCCTATTTATAAAGATTATGGGGATGAACCTTTTCCCATACTTGCTACTGCTACAAGCGGTCTGCCTCTTACCTTCCAATCTTCTTCTTCTCTTGTGCATATTGAAAACGGTATTGTCACTATACGCCGTGCGGGAACTTGTATTATCACTGCTTTTCAATCAGGGAACGAATATTATAATCCCAGCATTCCTACCTCACAAGATATGATTGTCCAAAAAGCATACCAAATCATAACCATACAAGCCAATGTAATAAATGATGCCCATAAATTTTCCGAAAGACGTGTGGTAATAAAAACTACTATCAGTTCCGGATTACCTGTTGAGCTTACTTTCTCCGAACCGAGTATAACCCAGAGAGGAGATACCCTCTTTGCGAGAGGAATTGCTTTTTTCAAAATGACAGCCATTCAGAGTGGTAATGAAAATTATCATCCCGAGCAAACTTCTCAAGATATAATTATCTACCCCAATGCCATTGTAGTAGAAAATCCTCATATCAAAATTTTTCC
This region includes:
- a CDS encoding FG-GAP-like repeat-containing protein; protein product: MKQLLIIIFVSVANHSIAQIFSEKTSNGFIFNGVENSKAVFVDIDNDEDEDLLYSSIFYKNNAEEGFSSFFSFRGASNNVVAFGDYNRDGFADVFLGNTLYRNDGGTGFTSVFTFAGNTNAVSFSDFNNDALPDILLTGTNTSILYRNNNESFIHEQIFSGGTNITHGDTDADGDLDIVIDKSSVLYSLFYENRNTGFTSVFENIFAKTTTGTPNLIDFDADGDLDIFVSNTLYKNSGTSFSISAAISISNLTNYESSWADMDNDGYADLVISGTENTIPIPTFVLKIYKNHRIFFTENTSISHITKHALSDFDGDGDMDIFSPEAGLFYENTVLVPNNPPNIPNNLNVIFLQTGELRLTWASVSDPETPSSGLHYEIYFSLYPSRESVDASVLTHNTFYKIYSFGAGVYHWKVRAVDASKNKSNWSEEQIYITNRADEATEITAQSFVANVQVNPDVLAYRLDVARDRNFTQFLLQNFPIFSASKQITSLTPNTSYYYRVQTSTLKGNSDYSPSIKVTTSQQTRTASFTTTTIPSLTLKNGSTRFADYDNDGDMDFFVNGTTGTTTNASFLLLQNNNAVLGSANSIANAYSNHTIFADYNNDNRGDAFVGAKLYQNTAPTFSQIAFSFPNIPIGSSNFVDIDNDGYRDVFITGYDYSSSQGVSKLFKNNKTSFAEVFSLSIPNVSNSSSAFGDIDNDGDADALISGFDGSARITKLYENQNGQFVVIPATNFIGIQNGSVDLVDFNNDGYLDVCITGEYDYSQVIGSASYVGETRWSMYHLMDNGDSFSSSSLVRGELSVTKLYYNLGNKRFAEFSAHSISGSLYSKPAFADIDNDGDIDILFVGSFVKASGISNYFTFYNTPSNTNSYLTLNGLYAIWGSPSTFFSYTTYQMGFKVYINNGNSFTEDFSDRFSDCYDWDNFSISGSVGDYNNDGRIDIGAVAYIDALRSSSSTRLYEKDYHRKDGFMNTYFNRIYTNTISRVNTPPAPPKQSASYTYGAGKIVFIWENASDTQIPEENNRSLYNGLNYNISVGTNANKNLICSSHALTNGNRTLPQRGDLQGNVYKLENIPNGNYVWSIQAIDQGFLGSPFLSEQTIEITSKLQTQSLAFPAIPDKTFLDAPFTPSATATSGLPASFLSTNPNVATTNGQVITIVGRGETNIIAFQIGNTQYYGAYPVTRLLRVNRARQTLSFTNNPVQTVGVPFQFNISSNSTNSASIYNASMSFLGIHNNGRLAFSVNTTGTFTLLARKTELTLDYLPSDTISQTFTIKAPQSLTFFKPLPKTYGDPAFVLTARSSASLPIVFSSNNTLINISNNTVEIHGVGTVTITAFVNESHPHYFPANFVTQIFTIKKARQSITFDLPLSKTFGNIDSIIVLSATASSSLPVSFRFSGQSVIANGNTLTIKRAGVFFIEALQSGNANYEAASIIRYLTIINKNKIPQTITFTSIPNDTLSSEEDIISVSLNASASSSLPIKYVFGTSTDSLATDSFTVRLPGIYTITAFQNGDTTFNPAPPLSQTCTVKRSQSIFFSPIPQKNYKSTPFFPNAHSTSGLEIQFSLSNDSVISLAQDNVISIRNVGTASLKATQIGDDEYYAADSVTRIVTVIKTDQSFVFHPIDSKIYEDPPILLPSTTHAGLKIMYSISSDLIQIDEDTLKILAGGGIVKITAYNTGNHFYNPLAPVSQTFSISKAMQSIHFPSIENKVFGDAPIIFDSVSNKNRPVIYASSNTNVFSINNYIASINRAGSITLSAMVPGNAQYLEVSQTQTIRVTSAPQIVIFRELPLTDVGYGAFVLNATSTNTLPIFYTSSNPHIASITGNTVALHTFGNVSITAFQPALENYYLASNQETRLLIIQDRTAVENTIHFPLAEVQYRGDTVLLEASSFKQIPVSFAIVQNDNGNRNGAGRYIVYFDASSHKITLLDTGTFQIRAYTEPSLNKAERVNPAVLIKTIQVKNSYNIAGRVLGAENEVVAGFVILTNPDTKETRRTELSNGYFSFKNVPSEWTFYLQAFPKGTILNSYYPTYYGIKQGILWTDADLVILQSPRGDLNWNFRRKPKSRIETGNGTIIGKVIVDTTENLNRILYGNFFGAGLPYPYANIFLKSTTDSILINDISRTNGEFYFNKLPAGYYKITVDVPGTKLKYINDSVFLPNEVNTLYITFIIGQDNRIELLRYLAKIHQTITFPPIYKDYGDEPFPILATATSGLPLTFQSSSSLVHIENGIVTIRRAGTCIITAFQSGNEYYNPSIPTSQDMIVQKAYQIITIQANVINDAHKFSERRVVIKTTISSGLPVELTFSEPSITQRGDTLFARGIAFFKMTAIQSGNENYHPEQTSQDIIIYPNAIVVENPHIKIFPNPTDNYITILWDKTQHVSSIQLYDLSGKSHKLEIKNYELEGKYELELKPFPAGEYILIIYGENCIGKPECLSILKTEKIIKN